AAAGCCAACCATTCCGATAAACTGAAATCTAACCTCGTTTCAAGGCTTAATAGAATAGAAGGGCAGATCCGCGGGGCAAAAAAAATGGTTGAAAACGATACTTACTGTGATGACGTGCTTAACCTTTTGGCTTCTATCCAGTCCGCTCTGAGCGGTGTCTGTAACCTGCTGGTGGAGCATCATATAAAGGGGTG
This portion of the Chitinispirillales bacterium ANBcel5 genome encodes:
- a CDS encoding metal-sensitive transcriptional regulator is translated as MGTGKNERSDHELKANHSDKLKSNLVSRLNRIEGQIRGAKKMVENDTYCDDVLNLLASIQSALSGVCNLLVEHHIKGCVVKQIQQGDVEVIDELMKTIRRMSR